ACGCCTCGACTGCCGTATCGGTGAAGTTGAGTGTCTGCCGGTAGTGCGTCGAGAGCAGCGTCCACCTTAGCGCCCTCGGCGAGTGGCCCCGCGCCAGCAGATCCGAAAGTGTGTAGAAGTTCCCCGCCGACTTGGCCATCTTTTCGCCATCGACCAATAGATGTGCGCAGTGCATCCAGTAGCGAACGAACCGCTTCCCGGTCGCCACCACCGATTGGGCGATCTCATTCTCGTGATGTGGGAAGATGTTATCGACACCGCCGGTATGGAAGTCGAACTCCTCACCGAGATACTTCATCGACATCGCCGAGCACTCGATATGCCAGCCCGGTCGGCCCCTCCCGAATGGCGCATCCCAGACTACATCCCCATCCTCCGGCGACCAAGCCTTCCAGAGTGCAAAGTCCCGAAAGTCGCCCTTTTCCTCATACTCGTCGGCATCGATGCGGACCCCCCGCGCCAACCGCTCGAGGTTCATCCCCGACAGGCTGCCATAGTCCGGGAAGTCGGCTACCCGATAATAGACGGATCCATCCGCGATATAGGCAACCCCTTTATCAAGGAGTCGTTCGATCAATCCGATCATCTCCGGGATATGCGCTGTGGCGGATGGATAATGCTCGGCGCGCTCGATCCGGAGTGTCTCCAAATCGCGGAAAAATCGCTCGATAAAGGGTTGGGTGTAATCGGCGAGCGAAACTCCACTTTTGCGTGACTCACGGATAGTCTTATCATCGACATCGGTCAGGTTCATAACCTGCACGACCTCATAACCGAAGAACCTGAGCGTCCGGCGCAGTAAATCCTCAAAAACATACGCCCTCAGGTTGCCGATATGGGCGTCGGCATAGACCGTCGGGCCGCAGGTATATAACCGGACTCGGCCCGACTCAAGCGGCTCGAAGGGCACCCGACGCCTCTGACGGGTATCGTAAATGACCAATCCCGACCGGGCGTCAGTTGCCACCAGCATCTCCAGTCGGAAGGCCCCCCACCGCAGCCGAGCGCATAGCCAGGCGAATCCGACGGGCATAGTTGCCTACCGTTAGAATGGCGAGCGGCACAAGCAGGTATCCGATATAAAGAGATTGATTAATGCTCATGGTGTAGCCGATGATCATAAGCCCCGCCAGCACCATATAGGACTTGCCGAGGAAATCGGAAGGAAAGAGCGTCCCGGCACGGCGAAAAAGGCTGCGGTTCATAAGCGAGATGACGACATCGCGTCCTATCACCACTCCGGCAAGCCAAACCGGAGCATCCCTATGCCTGACGATCAGAATCATCGATGCGAGCGTCCATAACTTGTCAGCCGCCGGATCAAGAATCAACCCGAGCGGCGAAATCTGCTTCAACTTCCGCGCTGCGACACCGTCGGCATAGTCGGAGATATAGGAGAGAATCAGCAGCGAAAGGGTCATCCAATAGGCCGTCCTGGAGGGCTGGGAGTAGAGTATCCAAATCGGGATGATGAGGACAATGCGCGTCAAAGAAATCTGATTCGGCAGCAGCCTCATCTGGGCAAGCACTTTCGCGCGGTCGAAGTAGAACTGCTGACGGCTCTTGGTGAGGACTTTGACG
This genomic window from Calditrichota bacterium contains:
- a CDS encoding cysteine--tRNA ligase, which produces MLVATDARSGLVIYDTRQRRRVPFEPLESGRVRLYTCGPTVYADAHIGNLRAYVFEDLLRRTLRFFGYEVVQVMNLTDVDDKTIRESRKSGVSLADYTQPFIERFFRDLETLRIERAEHYPSATAHIPEMIGLIERLLDKGVAYIADGSVYYRVADFPDYGSLSGMNLERLARGVRIDADEYEEKGDFRDFALWKAWSPEDGDVVWDAPFGRGRPGWHIECSAMSMKYLGEEFDFHTGGVDNIFPHHENEIAQSVVATGKRFVRYWMHCAHLLVDGEKMAKSAGNFYTLSDLLARGHSPRALRWTLLSTHYRQTLNFTDTAVEASQAALARLDTLYSEALSSSGNAPVREGLRRALETCRERFSKALADDLNISGAQAGLFELVSEVHRIGQEAPISRAEGVAIQAQWEDLDRALGVLVPWVATLPREIESMVRERLDHRRQRRFSESDRLRKELLDQGYRIEDAGNRSVVIGKGGRVVIE
- a CDS encoding CDP-alcohol phosphatidyltransferase family protein; translation: MKRPPSDVKVLTKSRQQFYFDRAKVLAQMRLLPNQISLTRIVLIIPIWILYSQPSRTAYWMTLSLLILSYISDYADGVAARKLKQISPLGLILDPAADKLWTLASMILIVRHRDAPVWLAGVVIGRDVVISLMNRSLFRRAGTLFPSDFLGKSYMVLAGLMIIGYTMSINQSLYIGYLLVPLAILTVGNYARRIRLAMRSAAVGGLPTGDAGGN